The genomic region GCGAACTGGTGATGCGGCCGGTCGACACGGACGCGATCCGTGCCGAGATCGACCGGCTGGAAGAAGAGAAACGGCGACTCGACGACGAACTGGCGGACCTCGACGACCTCGAAGCCGAGCGCGCGGACCTGGTGGACGAGCGGACGCGACTGGCGAACGAAATCGAGGACGCCGAGGCCGATCTGGAGGAGCGGCGGGCGGAACTGGCGGAACTGGACGCCTCCGTCGAGGAGAGCAAATCCCACCGCGAACGGCGACAGGAGGATCTCTCGGAACTGGAGTCAGCCCGGGAGGATCTGGAGCGGACGCGGCGGCAACTGGAGACCGAACGCGAGAGCCTCGACTCTCTCCACGAGGAACGTGCGGAACTGAAAGAGCGACGCGAGGAGTTGCCGGACGACCCCGGGGGCCGACTGGACGAGATCGAGTCGGAACTCGACCGGCTCAGGGAACACAAGAACTCGCTGGAGTCGACGATCAACCAGCTCGGGCGGATCGTCCAGTTCAACGAGTCGATGATCGAGGGCGACGGTGAGGCACCGGTCGAGGGACTCACCGAGCGCGACGACGACGTGACGGCCCAGCTCCTGCCCGACGACGAGGTCGTCTGCTGGACCTGTGGCTCCGAGGTCGAGGAGTCGGCCATCGAGGGCACGCTGGATCGGCTCCGCGACCTCCGTCAGGAGACGGTGTCGAAGCGGCGCGAGGTTTCGGCCGAGATCGACGACCTGAGCGAGGAGAAAGGCGACCTGGAGTCGACCCGCGAGGAGCGCGAACGGGTCGACCGTCGACTGTCGGAACTCGACGACGAGATCGAGCGCCGGACGGGCAACGTCGAGGAACTGGAGTCGTCGATCGACGACCTCGAAGCGCGGGTCGAGGATCTGGAAGATACCGTTCGCGAGCGCGACGAGCGAGAGTACGAGGAGGTCGTCGAGCGCCATCGGGCGGTCAACGAACTGGAGTTCGAGATCGAATCGCTCAGGGAGGATCTGGACGCCGTCGAGGACGAGATCGCGGAGGTCGACACCCGACTCGACGAGCGCGAGGAGATCGAGGCCCGGCGGGAGTCCGTCGACGAGGAGCTACGGGACCAGCGGACCCGGATCGAGCGCCTGGAGGCCGAGATGGTCGAGACGTTCAACGACCGGATGGCTGAGGTGCTCTCCCTCTTGGACTACGACGGGATCGACCGCATCTGGCTCGAACCCCGCGAACAGGAGGCTCGCGACGGGCGTCGAAACGTGACCGAGCGGGTGTTCGACCTCCACATCGTGCGTCGGGGCGACGACGGAGGCGTCTACGAGGACGCTATCGAGACGCTCAGCGAGAGCGAGCGGGAGGTCGCCGGGTTGGTGTTCGCGCTGGCGGGCTACCTCGCACACGACCTCGACGAGACGGTGCCGTTCGTCGTGCTGGACTCGCTGGAGGCGATCGACGCCGACCGGATCGGGCGACTGCTGGAGTACTTCGCCGACCATACGCGGTATCTGGTCGTCGCGCTGCTCGACGGCGACGCACAGGCCGTCGACGACAGACACGAGCGTATCCGGATGGGGTGAGTCGGGAAAAGCGGGGGCAGGGGAATGTGCTGTGCTCCCGTCCGTGGGGGCAGGGCTGGCACCCCGGCACGGGTGGGGGCGGCGTCGGTTGCCGGGGCGCACCGGGCCGTACCACGTCGCCGGCTAAAGTTATCGGGCGGGTGCGAGCGCGGGATCGGCTCCAGCCGCCAGTAACCTCCCTGTACCCGGCCACACCCGCGACTGCCGGACGTGACGGCCGCGCACCTTCCCTCGTCGACACTAGCAGTGGCTTTCCGGGAGCGGCCGGGGATACGCTCGCTATAACAAACTGCCGGTGTTCACCACCTCGGGGTATGGACGAGCCCGTGGAGTTCACGGATATCTACGTCGACGAGGCGATGGTCGACCGCGCGACCGAGGTCCTCCGGAGCGGCCGCTACGTCAAAGGGCCGATGGTCGAGCGATTCGAGGCCGCGTTCGCCGAGTTCTGCGGTACGGACCACGCCGTCGGCGT from Halorientalis sp. IM1011 harbors:
- a CDS encoding archaea-specific SMC-related protein; its protein translation is MDTVESAEVVEADVRNVGGIDRTRCTFEPGVTVLTGENATNRTSFLTSLMAALGSDRATLKSDADEGEVRLSFDGETYTRTFERTDGRVSTGGDPYLEDATVADLFAFLLESNEARRAVRSGSDLRELVMRPVDTDAIRAEIDRLEEEKRRLDDELADLDDLEAERADLVDERTRLANEIEDAEADLEERRAELAELDASVEESKSHRERRQEDLSELESAREDLERTRRQLETERESLDSLHEERAELKERREELPDDPGGRLDEIESELDRLREHKNSLESTINQLGRIVQFNESMIEGDGEAPVEGLTERDDDVTAQLLPDDEVVCWTCGSEVEESAIEGTLDRLRDLRQETVSKRREVSAEIDDLSEEKGDLESTREERERVDRRLSELDDEIERRTGNVEELESSIDDLEARVEDLEDTVRERDEREYEEVVERHRAVNELEFEIESLREDLDAVEDEIAEVDTRLDEREEIEARRESVDEELRDQRTRIERLEAEMVETFNDRMAEVLSLLDYDGIDRIWLEPREQEARDGRRNVTERVFDLHIVRRGDDGGVYEDAIETLSESEREVAGLVFALAGYLAHDLDETVPFVVLDSLEAIDADRIGRLLEYFADHTRYLVVALLDGDAQAVDDRHERIRMG